From the Manihot esculenta cultivar AM560-2 chromosome 3, M.esculenta_v8, whole genome shotgun sequence genome, one window contains:
- the LOC110610892 gene encoding uncharacterized protein LOC110610892 gives MPTVWLSLKKSLHCKSEPSEVHDPKSRKQLSTILTKKAGRSGCSRSIANLKDVIHGSKRHTEKPPTCSPRSIGSSEFLNPITHEVILSNSRCELKITGFGGFQDGIGNGASNANNGPAAVGGSTFVGTLRPGTPGPAGHPTMHYFNPSMRSSATPPRKSPFLLSDREGSGIFSNGGRSSTRETDSNGSSTITCHKCGEQFSNWEAAENHHLSKHAVTELVEGDSSRKIVEIICRTSWLKSENHCGRIERVLKVHNMQKTLARFEEYREMVKTKANKLPKKHPRCIADGNELLRFYGTTVACSLGLNGCSSLCVSEKCCVCRIIRNGFSAKKELKGGIGVFTTSTSGRAFESIEIFEQDPSVRKALIVCRVIAGRVHKPLDNIQQISGQTGFDSLAGKVGLYSNIEELYLLNPRALLPCFVVICKT, from the exons ATGCCAACAGTGTGGCTCTCTTTGAAGAAATCTCTACACTGCAAATCAGAGCCATCGGAAGTCCATGACCCAAAATCAAGGAAGCAGTTAAGCACAATCTTGACAAAAAAAGCAGGCAGGTCAGGGTGTTCAAGATCCATAGCTAATCTCAAAGATGTCATCCATGGAAGCAAAAGACACACGGAGAAGCCACCAACTTGCAGCCCAAGATCCATAGGGAGCAGTGAGTTTCTTAACCCAATAACCCATGAAGTTATTTTGAGTAACTCAAGGTGCGAGCTCAAAATCACCGGTTTCGGTGGGTTCCAAGACGGGATTGGTAATGGTGCTAGTAATGCTAACAATGGTCCTGCTGCTGTTGGTGGTTCAACTTTTGTGGGCACATTGAGGCCAGGGACACCTGGGCCTGCAGGGCACCCAACAATGCACTACTTCAATCCTTCAATGAGGAGCTCAGCTACTCCTCCGAGAAAGTCTCCATTTCTTTTATCAGATAGAGAAGGGTCTGGTATTTTCAGCAATGGTGGACGTTCAAGCACTAGGGAGACAGATTCTAATGGTTCATCTACAATCACTTGCCATAAATGTGGAGAGCAGTTTTCCAACTGGGAGGCTGCTGAAAATCACcatctctccaaacatgctg TAACTGAGCTTGTGGAAGGCGATTCATCAAGAAAAATTGTTGAAATCATATGTCGGACAAGTTGGTTAAAGAGCGAAAATCATTGCGGTCGAATTGAGAGAGTATTGAAAGTTCACAATATGCAAAAGACACTAGCTCGGTTTGAAGAATACAGGGAGATGGTGAAAACTAAGGCCAATAAGCTCCCCAAGAAACACCCTCGGTGTATTGCTGATGGGAATGAACTTCTAAGATTCTATGGTACCACTGTTGCTTGCTCTCTTGGCCTAAATGGGTGCTCAAGTTTATGTGTATCTGAGAAATGCTGTGTTTGTCGAATCATCCGAAATGGGTTTTCTGCCAAGAAGGAGCTTAAAGGTGGAATTGGAGTATTTACAACTTCTACTAGTGGCAGAGCTTTTGAGTCTATTGAAATCTTTGAACAAGACCCATCTGTAAGGAAAGCTTTGATAGTATGCAGAGTAATAGCTGGGAGAGTTCATAAGCCTTTGGATAATATACAACAAATATCTGGCCAAACTGGGTTTGATTCATTAGCAGGAAAAGTTGGTCTCTACTCAAATATTGAGGAGCTGTATCTTCTAAATCCCAGAGCTCTTCTTCCTTGCTTTGTGGTAATCTGCAAAACCTGA